One genomic segment of Desulforamulus reducens MI-1 includes these proteins:
- the rpmE gene encoding 50S ribosomal protein L31 → MKEKIHPNYQEVEVKCVCGNTFKTGSTKKEIKVEICSNCHPFYTGAQRQIEVGGRAEKFRKKYGLK, encoded by the coding sequence GTGAAAGAAAAGATTCATCCAAACTATCAGGAAGTAGAAGTTAAGTGTGTATGCGGAAACACCTTTAAAACTGGCTCTACCAAAAAGGAGATTAAAGTAGAAATTTGCTCCAACTGCCATCCCTTCTACACCGGAGCTCAACGTCAAATCGAAGTTGGTGGCCGGGCTGAGAAATTCCGTAAGAAATACGGCTTGAAATAG